In Thermodesulfobacteriota bacterium, the genomic stretch GTAAAGAAGCTCAATCTGTGGGATTCAATGAACATAGGATTATTTAAAACATCTTCTATAGCAACAATAGCTGAGTTATATCTTTCTAAATGTCCAACCTGAAATATTAGATTTTTCTTCTCAGCCATCTCTATTAAAGAATCTGCCTCTTCAACAGTTGTAGCAACAGGTTTTTCAAGCAAAACATCTATACCATTACTAAAGAAATCCTTGGCAACTCTGTAATGCAATTTGGTTGGAACAGCAATGCTTACTGCCTGTACTTCACCGAAAAGATCAGAGTAGTCAAAAAAAGCCCTTGTATTAAAACGATTGGCAATCTCCATTGCCCTTGCATGATTAATGTCAACTACCCCAATCAGATTGACCCCTGATAGGTTTGAATACTTCTCCGCATGATATTGGCCTAGATACCCTACCCCTACTACGCCAACTCTTATATCTTCCATTTTTACCCCAGTATTTGAGGTTAGATTGCTACAATTGAAATGCCTTCCTCGTCAGCAAACCTAATCATTTCCTCCTTTTCCAGGATGATTGTATTGCCGGCTTCTATAGCCAGCACTGCCCCCTTGACCTCCTTTAAAGAACGAATTGTTTCCATTCCAACTACCGGGATGTCAAAACGCATATCCTGATTAGGCTTGCTTACTTTTACAACAACTACTTGCCCATTTCCTAACCTTCCTCCCCGTTTGATAGTTTCATCAGTCCCCTCTATAGCTTCAACCGCCAGGATTACTTGATCTTTGACAACAACGGTTTGCCCAATATCCAGCTTACCAACACCCTTTGCAATATCCCATCCAAAAGTTATATCCTTGTATTGATTCTTGGTTGGTACCCCTTTCGTAAGCACCCCTTTTGGGGCTAAAATCGAAGGAAGGTAACGGGCAGAGCTCTGAACATTTATCCCTTCTTTTTCTAATACCTTTGCAAAAGAACGTAATAATAAATCGTCTTTCTTATGCGCCAATTTTGACAGAAGGGATATTGCCCTGGCATCAGGTTTTATCCCGGAAAACATTGATGCCTTGGTTATCCCCCCGACCATTACTACATTACTGATCTGTTCCTCCTTAAATAT encodes the following:
- the lpxI gene encoding UDP-2,3-diacylglucosamine diphosphatase LpxI (LpxI, functionally equivalent to LpxH, replaces it in LPS biosynthesis in a minority of bacteria.) encodes the protein MMEKIGLIAGNGNLPIVFAQVLGQKNLKVTAVAHRGETLSNLEEYVDRIFWIDVGQLQKLIEIFKEEQISNVVMVGGITKASMFSGIKPDARAISLLSKLAHKKDDLLLRSFAKVLEKEGINVQSSARYLPSILAPKGVLTKGVPTKNQYKDITFGWDIAKGVGKLDIGQTVVVKDQVILAVEAIEGTDETIKRGGRLGNGQVVVVKVSKPNQDMRFDIPVVGMETIRSLKEVKGAVLAIEAGNTIILEKEEMIRFADEEGISIVAI